TCGCAGCGCGAGTAGTCGTGTTCGATCGAATTCTGGAAGGTAGAGCCGTGGAGGGTGATCGATGACATCAGCAGGCGGGCCGCCGCCGGGCACCAGCGGTTACCCGGGTCCGGGCAGCGCACCAACGGCCCCTGCGCATGCGGCCCCCGGTGGTGGCGGCAATGGCTTGGCGGCCGAGGTACACACCTTGGAGCGGGCCATCTTCGAGGTCAAACGCATCATTGTCGGCCAGGACCAGCTGGTCGAGCGGATGCTCGTCGGCTTGCTGTCCAAGGGCCACGTGCTGCTCGAGGGTGTGCCGGGCGTCGCCAAAACGCTGGCCGTGGAGACGTTCGCCAAGGTGGTCGGCGGGTCGTTCGCGCGCATCCAGTTCACTCCTGACCTGGTACCCACCGACATCATCGGTACCCGTATCTACCGGCAGGGCAAAGAGGAGTTCGACACCGAGCTAGGTCCGGTCGTCGCCAATTTCCTGCTTGCGGACGAGATCAACCGTGCGCCGGCCAAGGTGCAGTCCGCGCTGCTGGAGGTCATGCAGGAGCGCAAGGTCTCTATCGGCGGCAAGAGCTATCCGTTGCCCAACCCGTTCCTGGTGATGGCGACGCAGAACCCGATCGAGCACGAGGGCGTCTACCCGCTGCCCGAAGCGCAACGTGACCGCTTTCTGTTCAAGATCAACGTCGGCTATCCCTCGCCGGAAGAAGAGCGCGAGATCATCTACCGGATGGGCGTCAAGCCGCCAGAGCCCAAGCAGATCCTGGACACCGGTGACCTGATTCGGCTGCAGGAGATCGCGTCGAACAACTTCGTCCACCATGCGCTGGTCGACTACGTGGTGCGGGTCGTCACGGCCACCCGTCACCCCGAGCAGCTCGGCATGAACGACGTGAAGAGCTGGATCTCGTTCGGTGCGTCGCCGCGTGCATCACTGGGCATCATCGCGGCCTCGCGGTCGCTGGCGCTGGTGCGTGGTCGCGACTACGTGATCCCGCAGGACATCGTCGAGGTGATCCCCGACGTGCTGCGTCACCGCCTCGTGCTGACCTACGACGCGTTGGCCGACGAGATCTCTTCGGAGATCGTCATCAATCGCGTGCTGCAGACCGTCGGCTTGCCGCAGGTCAACGCTGTTCCGCAGCAAGGCCATTCGGTTCCGCCGGCGATGCAGGCCGCGGGTGCGGCCAGCGGTCGGTGACTGACTCCAACTCCGCGGCCGAGCGGCCCGTAGTCCGTCCGCCGTCCATGCAGCGCGGAAACATCGACGATCCCAAGTTGTCGGCGGCGTTGCGGACCCTCGAGCTCACGGTCAAACGCAAGCTCGACGGTGTCCTGCACGGTGACCACCTCGGCCTGATCCCCGGTCCGGGTTCGGAGCCGGGGGAGTCACGCGAGTACCAGCCGGGCGACGACGTGCGCCGGATGGACTGGGCGGTCACCGCGCGGACCACGCATCCGCACGTTCGGCAGATGATCGCCGACCGGGAGCTCGAGACGTGGCTGGTGGTCGACATGTCGGCCAGCCTGGACTTCGGCACCGCGGTCTGCGAGAAGCGTGATCTGGCGGTGGCGGCCGCGGCGGCCATCACGTTCTTGAACAGCGGCGGCGGAAACCGGCTCGGTGCGCTGATTGCCAACGGCGAGAAGGTAACTCGCGTACCGGCCCGCTCTGGGCGGCAGCACGAGCAGACGTTGTTGCGCACGATCGCCACGATGCCGAAGGCGCCGGTGGGCGTGCGAGGCGACCTGGCGGTGGCCATCGACGCGTTGCGCCGTCCCGAGCGCCGCCGCGGGATGGCGGTAATCATCAGCGACTTCCTCGGGCCGATCAACTGGATGCGCCCGCTGCGGGCGATCGCGGCGCGTCACGAGGTCCTCGGCGTCGAGATCCTGGATCCGCGTGACGTCGAGTTGCCCGACGTCGGTGATGTCATCCTGCAAGACGCCGAGACGGGTCGCTCCCGTGAATTCACCATCGACGAACAGTTGCGCGACGACTTCGCGAAAGCGGCAGAGGCGCACCGCGCCGACGTGGCCCGAACGTTGCGCAGCTGCGGGGCGCCGCTCCTTTCGCTGCGCACCGACCGGGATTGGATCGCCGACATCGTCCGTTTCGTCGAATCTCGCCGGCGCGGTGCACTGGCGGGGCGCCAGTGACTTACGTCCTGTACGAGTCGGGCCACCACACCAAGACGGGTCTGCTATGACATTGCCGTTGCTCGGACCGATGACGCTGTCCGGGTTTGCCCACCCATGGTTCTTCCTGTTCCTGGCAGTGATCGCGGCGATCGTCGCGTTGTACGTCTTCGCGCAGCTGGCCCGGCAGCGCCGGATGCTGCGTTTCGCCAACATGGAACTGCTGGAAAGCGTTGCGCCCAAACAGCCCACGCGTTGGCGGCACCTGTCGGCGATCCTGCTGGTCGCCTCGCTGCTGTTGTTCACCATTGCGATGGCCGGCCCTACCCACGACGTCCGGATTCCGCGCAACCGGGCCGTCGTGATGCTCGTCATCGACGTGTCCCAGTCCATGCGGGCCACCGACGTCGAGCCCAACCGGATGGCCGCCGCGGAGGTTGCGGCCAAGGAGTTCGCCGGTGAGCTGACACCCGGTATCAACCTCGGCCTGATCGCCTATGCGGGGACGTCGACCGTGCTGGTCCAGCCGACGACCAACCGTGACGCGACCAAGGCTGCGCTGGACAAGCTGCAGTTCGCCGATCGGACCGCGACCGGTGAGGGTATTTTCACCGCGCTGCAGGCGATCGCCACCGTTGGTGCGGTGATCGGCGGCGGCGATACCCCGCCGCCGGCCCGCATCGTGTTGTTCTCCGACGGTAAAGAGACGATGCCGACAAACCCCGACAACCCCAAGGGGGCGTTCACCGCGGCGCGGACGGCCAAGGACCAGGGCGTGCCGATTTCGACCATCTCGTTCGGCACCCCGTATGGGTTCGTGGAGATCAACGGTCAACGCCAGCCGGTGCCGGTTGACGACAGCACGATGAAGAAGGTTGCCGAGCTCTCCGGCGGCACCCACTACGACGCCGCGAACCTTCAGGAGCTCAAGCAGGTCTACGCCTCGCTGCAACAGCAGATCGGCTACGAGACCATCAGAGGCGACGCGAGCATCGGTTGGCTGCGCCTGGGTTCGCTGGTGTTGGCGCTGGCTGGCCTGGCGGCGCTGCTGATCAACCGGCGGCTGCCGACCTGATCCGCTGCGCGTTGCGAGCGTAACGCCATGGCGTTGTTCGCCCGCCCGATCGACCCGCTGCGTTACGCTCGCTCAGCCAGGGCGGCGCGCACGCGGCGCAAAATGTCCGAAGGATGGTCCTCGGCGACTACCCGGACGACGATCCACCCTCTGCGTCCGACAGTTTCATGACGCCGGATGTCCCTTACGTACTGCGCTCTATCCGTTCGGTGATGGTCGCCGTCATACTCGACCGCGACCATCACGTCCTCCCACCCCATGTCCAAATAAGCCATTAAGCAACCGAATTCGTCGTATACCGGGATTTGAGTTTGCGGTGCTGGAAGCCCACCGCGAACCAGCAGCAGGCGCAACCAGCTCTCTCGCGGTGACTGTGCGCCCCCGTCGATCAGCTCGAGAGCCGCCCTCGCGCGGATCATCCAACGCCGGCCGCGGTAACGCTCCACCAGCAGTTCGATGTCGGCCGGCTTCAGCTCGACCGCCTGCGCCAGCGCATCGATTCCCGCCACTGCCACGCCCAGCGAGTACCGCCTGGCGATGTCGAGCGCAGTTCTGGCCGGAGAGGTGACGCGCATACCGTCGAGAACGATGATCTCGTCGGCCTCGACGCGTTCTTCCCAAACCCGAATTCCGGGCACCGGGCGGCGGTTGGTGTCGATGATTGCCGCAGGCCAGGCGGCATTGATCCAGCGCGAGCCGTGTAACGCTGACGCGGAGAATCCGGCGAGTATCCCGCGGCGCCGGGAGCGCAGCCAGCAGGCCCTGGCCCGTAAGGTCGGGGTCAGTGCGACACCCTTTGCGAGGTATACGTCGTGATGCAGCCGAACGCAATATCGCCTCAGCTTGAAACGGGTCACTCGGCCCGCAGTCAGCGCTTCGCTGCCGAGAAACGGCTCGTCCATGGCGGGCAGTGTCCCGCCGCCGACCGACAAGGCCCGCGAGCGTAACGCCAGGGCACGACCTGGGCGGTAAGCGGGACCGTGGCGTTACCCTCGGCGACCAATCGGTGAACGCCGGGCGATTTCGGTGACGCCGTGGTCAAGCGATAGGTTGTCCGGGTGACTGATGTAGCCACCGACGGCGGTAAGCCCCCATTCGTTTCTCGCTCGGTCCTGGTCACCGGCGGAAACCGCGGGATCGGGCTGGCCATCGCGCAGCGGTTGGCAGCCGACGGCCACAAGGTCGCGATCACGCATCGCGGGTCCGGCGCCCCCCAGGGATTGTTCGGCGTCGAGTGCGATGTAACGGACAGCGCGGCCGTCGATCGCGCGTTTACCGCGGTCGAGGAACATCAGGGCCCCGTCGAAGTGGTGGTGTCCAATGCCGGCGTTTCCGCGGACGCATTCCTCATCCGGATGACCGAGGAGCGCTTCGAGAAGGTCATCGACGCCAACCTCACCGGCGCGTTCCGGGTGGTGCAGCGCGCGTCGCGGAGCATGCAGCGCAAGCGATTCGGCCGGTTGATCTTCATCGGCTCGGTATCGGGCACCTGGGGCATCGGCAACCAGGCCAACTATGCCGCGTCGAAGGCCGGCGTCATCGGCATGGCCCGATCGATTTCGCGCGAGTTGTCCAAGGCCAACGTCACGGCCAATGTCGTCGCTCCCGGCTACATCGACACCGACATGACCCGCGCCCTGGACGAGCGGATCCAAGAGGGTGCGCTGGACTTCATTCCCGCCAAGCGCGTCGGCACCGCCGCTGAAGTCGCGGGAGTGGTCAGCTTTTTGGCTTCCGAGGATGCGAGCTACATCTCCGGAGCGGTCATCCCGGTCGACGGCGGCATGGGCATGGGCCACTGACCGGCTCGAACGAACTGAGGAATTAGGACGGACATGGCAGGACTTCTCGAAGGCAAACGGATCCTGGTCAGCGGGATCATCACCGACTCCTCGATCGCGTTTCACATCGCGAAGGTCGCGCAGGAGGCGGGAGCGCAGTTGGTGCTCACCGGTTTCGACCGGTTGCGGTTGATCCAGCGGATCGCCGACCGGCTGCCGGAAAAGGCGCCGCTGATCGAACTCAACGTGCAAGACGAGAAGCACCTCGACACGCTGGCCGAACGCGTGATCGCCGAGATCGGCGAGGGCAACAAGCTCGACGGGGTGGTGCACTCGATCGGCTTTATGCCGCAGACCGGCATGGGTGTCAACCCATTCTTCGACGCGCCCTACGAAGATGTCGCGAAAGGTATCCACATTTCGGCGTATTCGTACGCCTCCATGGCCAAGGCGCTGCTGCCGATCATGAACTCCGGTGGCTCGATCGTGGGTATGGACTTCGACCCGAGTCGCGCCATGCCGGCGTACAACTGGATGACAGTCGCCAAGAGCGCGCTGGAATCGGTCAACCGGTTCGTGGCCCGTGAAGCGGGCAAGTTCGGCGTGCGGTCCAATCTCGTTGCGGCCGGACCGATCCGGACCCTCGCGATGAGCGCCATCGTCGGCGGAGCACTCGGTGACGAGGCGGGTGCTCAGATGCAGCTGCTCGAGGAGGGCTGGGACCAACGGGCCCCGATCGGCTGGAACATGAAAGATCCGACACCGGTGGCCAAGACGGTGTGCGCCCTGTTGTCGGAGTGGTTGCCGGCCACCACCGGGACCATCATCTACGCCGACGGCGGCGCCAGCACTCAGCTGCTGTAGCACCCAGTGAACTTCGATGCCGTCCTGCTGCTGTCCTTCGGCGGGCCGGAAGGGCCGGAGCAGGTGCGGCCATTCCTGGAAAACGTCACCCGCGGCCGA
This genomic stretch from Mycobacterium paraterrae harbors:
- a CDS encoding DUF58 domain-containing protein; protein product: MQRGNIDDPKLSAALRTLELTVKRKLDGVLHGDHLGLIPGPGSEPGESREYQPGDDVRRMDWAVTARTTHPHVRQMIADRELETWLVVDMSASLDFGTAVCEKRDLAVAAAAAITFLNSGGGNRLGALIANGEKVTRVPARSGRQHEQTLLRTIATMPKAPVGVRGDLAVAIDALRRPERRRGMAVIISDFLGPINWMRPLRAIAARHEVLGVEILDPRDVELPDVGDVILQDAETGRSREFTIDEQLRDDFAKAAEAHRADVARTLRSCGAPLLSLRTDRDWIADIVRFVESRRRGALAGRQ
- the moxR1 gene encoding chaperone MoxR1 encodes the protein MTSAGGPPPGTSGYPGPGSAPTAPAHAAPGGGGNGLAAEVHTLERAIFEVKRIIVGQDQLVERMLVGLLSKGHVLLEGVPGVAKTLAVETFAKVVGGSFARIQFTPDLVPTDIIGTRIYRQGKEEFDTELGPVVANFLLADEINRAPAKVQSALLEVMQERKVSIGGKSYPLPNPFLVMATQNPIEHEGVYPLPEAQRDRFLFKINVGYPSPEEEREIIYRMGVKPPEPKQILDTGDLIRLQEIASNNFVHHALVDYVVRVVTATRHPEQLGMNDVKSWISFGASPRASLGIIAASRSLALVRGRDYVIPQDIVEVIPDVLRHRLVLTYDALADEISSEIVINRVLQTVGLPQVNAVPQQGHSVPPAMQAAGAASGR
- a CDS encoding type IV toxin-antitoxin system AbiEi family antitoxin translates to MDEPFLGSEALTAGRVTRFKLRRYCVRLHHDVYLAKGVALTPTLRARACWLRSRRRGILAGFSASALHGSRWINAAWPAAIIDTNRRPVPGIRVWEERVEADEIIVLDGMRVTSPARTALDIARRYSLGVAVAGIDALAQAVELKPADIELLVERYRGRRWMIRARAALELIDGGAQSPRESWLRLLLVRGGLPAPQTQIPVYDEFGCLMAYLDMGWEDVMVAVEYDGDHHRTDRAQYVRDIRRHETVGRRGWIVVRVVAEDHPSDILRRVRAALAERA
- the fabG1 gene encoding 3-oxoacyl-ACP reductase FabG1 — encoded protein: MTDVATDGGKPPFVSRSVLVTGGNRGIGLAIAQRLAADGHKVAITHRGSGAPQGLFGVECDVTDSAAVDRAFTAVEEHQGPVEVVVSNAGVSADAFLIRMTEERFEKVIDANLTGAFRVVQRASRSMQRKRFGRLIFIGSVSGTWGIGNQANYAASKAGVIGMARSISRELSKANVTANVVAPGYIDTDMTRALDERIQEGALDFIPAKRVGTAAEVAGVVSFLASEDASYISGAVIPVDGGMGMGH
- the inhA gene encoding NADH-dependent enoyl-ACP reductase InhA, which translates into the protein MAGLLEGKRILVSGIITDSSIAFHIAKVAQEAGAQLVLTGFDRLRLIQRIADRLPEKAPLIELNVQDEKHLDTLAERVIAEIGEGNKLDGVVHSIGFMPQTGMGVNPFFDAPYEDVAKGIHISAYSYASMAKALLPIMNSGGSIVGMDFDPSRAMPAYNWMTVAKSALESVNRFVAREAGKFGVRSNLVAAGPIRTLAMSAIVGGALGDEAGAQMQLLEEGWDQRAPIGWNMKDPTPVAKTVCALLSEWLPATTGTIIYADGGASTQLL
- a CDS encoding VWA domain-containing protein; the protein is MTLPLLGPMTLSGFAHPWFFLFLAVIAAIVALYVFAQLARQRRMLRFANMELLESVAPKQPTRWRHLSAILLVASLLLFTIAMAGPTHDVRIPRNRAVVMLVIDVSQSMRATDVEPNRMAAAEVAAKEFAGELTPGINLGLIAYAGTSTVLVQPTTNRDATKAALDKLQFADRTATGEGIFTALQAIATVGAVIGGGDTPPPARIVLFSDGKETMPTNPDNPKGAFTAARTAKDQGVPISTISFGTPYGFVEINGQRQPVPVDDSTMKKVAELSGGTHYDAANLQELKQVYASLQQQIGYETIRGDASIGWLRLGSLVLALAGLAALLINRRLPT